The Pseudomonas sp. R4-35-07 nucleotide sequence GCGCGCCGCCGCCGCGAGGCCGCTGACAATGGTCACCGGGGTGGAAATCACCAAGGCGCACGGGCAGGCGACCACCAGCAACACCAGGGCGCGGTAGATCCAGTCGAACCAGACGCCCGCCATGAACAGCGGCGGTATGACCGCCACGCCCAGGGCAAACAGGAACACCGCGGGTGTATAGACCTTGGAGAAGCGGTCGACAAAACGCTGGGTCGGTGCCCGCGAGCCCTGGGCCTGCTCCACCGCGTGAATGATCCGCGCCAACGTGGAATTGTTGGCCGCTGCGGTCACCTTGTATTCCAGGGAACCGGCCTGGTTGATCGTACCGGCGAAGACTTTATCGCCCAGGTTTTTTTCGATCGGCAGGCTTTCACCGGTGATCGGCGCCTGGTCGACCGTGGATTGACCGGCAGTCACCTCACCGTCCAGGCCAATGCGTTCGCCAGGCTTTACCCGCACGATGGCGCCTAAATCAATACTTTTGACCTCTTGCTCCAGCCATGAACCGTCCGCCTGGCGCACCGTGGCCTGCTCCGGGGTCATCTGCATCAAGCCGCTGATGGCATTGCGCGCACGGTCCAGGGACTTGGCCTCGATCAACTCGGCCACGGTAAACAGGAACATCACCATCGCCGCTTCCGGCCATTGGCCGATCAGCACGGCGCCGGTCACGGCGATACTCATCAGCGCGTTGATGTTCAGGTTCAGGTTTTTCAGGGCAATCCAGCCCTTTTTGTAGGTGGTGAGGCCACCGCTGAGAATCGACACCAGCGCCACCAGGGCGATCACCCAGGTCGGCGCCACGCCCGTGAAATGCAGGACTTCCGCGCCCAATGCCCCCACGCCCGAGACTGCCAGCGGCCACCAGTGCTTCTTGGCGGGCGGCGCGGCGGCGGGGGTGCCTTCTTCGATAGGGTCGGCCTGCATGCCGATGGATTTGATGGCATCGATGATCGGCGCAGTGCTCGGCAAGTCATGGGTGACGCCGAGGATGCGGTTGATCAGGTTGAATTCCAGCTGCTGCACCCCGGCGAGCTTGCCCAGTTTGTTCTGGATCAGCGTTTGTTCGGTGGGGCAGTCCATCGCTTCGATGCGAAAGGTGCTCAGGCGCGAGCCGGCGGTGGGAGCGTCGCTCAGCTGTACTTTTGCAGGCGCCGGGGTGCCGGAGCAGCACCCGCCGCCGTGGTCGTGCGCGGGCTTGAGCGTTTGCTCGCCGTGATCATGCTCGTGATCGTGCTTATGCGGGGTGTGGAGGGAATCGCTCATGCTGTCGCGTCCGTAGATGTGCCTGTTGCCAAGTAAAGACCCTGTAGCCACTATAGGGTCAAGCACCCATTTGGAGATTGCTGCGATGAAGATCGGCGAACTGGCCAAACTGACCGACTGCCCGGTGGAAACCATCCGTTATTACGAGAAGGAAAGCCTGCTGCCACCCCCGGCGCGCACTGACGGCAACTACCGGGTGTACACCCAGGCGCACACCGAGCGGCTGATCTTTATCCGCAACTGCCGCAGCCTCGACATGACCCTGGAAGAAATCCGCAGCCTGCTCAACCTGCGTGACAGCCCACAGGACCAATGCGAAAGCGTGAATGCGCTGATCGACGAACATATCCACCATGTAAAAGCGCGGATCGATGGGCTGCTGGCGTTGCAGGAACAATTGCTGGACCTGCGCCAGCGCTGTGGCGGCGGGGCGCAGTGCGGGATCTTGCAGCGCTTGGAGGTCAGCGGGAGCGTGCAGGCCAGCGAGGCCGAGCCGTCGCATGTGGGCAGAAGCCACGGGCATTAGACTTAAGTGAACGCGGACCAAATGTGGGAGGGGGCTTGCCCCCGATTACGGTGTGTCAGCCATAGAAATGCTGGCTGATCCACCGCTATCGGGGGCAAGCCCCCTCCCACATTTAGATCAGGACAGACTTCAGATCGCCACGTCAGCCTTGATGCTTGGGTCGGCGTCGTAGCCGACGATTTCAAAGTCTTCGAACTTGTAGTCGTAGATCGACGCCGGTTTACGCTTGATCACCAGTTCCGGCAGCTTCTTGGGCGTGCGCGCCAGCTGGGTCTGGATCTGCTCCATGTGGTTGCTGTACGCATGGGTGTCGCCGGTGGTGACGATGATCTCGTGGGGGATCAGGTCGCACTGCTGGGCCAGCATGTGGGTCAGCAACGCCAGGGCGGCAGTGTTATAGGGCAGGCCGAGGAATACATCGGAGCTGCGGATGTATAACTGCATCGACAGATGGCCATCATGCACAAAGGCCTGGTACAGCAGGTGGCACGGTGGCAAGGCCTGCTTGCCGTTGCGCGCGTTTTCCTGGGGGCTCTTGGTTTCATCCGGCAGGTATTCGACGTTCCAGCCGTGGAACAGGATGCGGCGGCTGTTGGGGTTGGTCTTCAACGTCTCGACCATGTAGTCGATCTGGTTGATCTTGCCGCCGTCCTTGGTCGGCCAGGCGGTCCACTGCTCGCCGTACACCGGGCCCAGGTCGCCGTCTTCGGTGGCCCATTCATCCCAGATACGCACGCCGTTTTCGTTGAGCCACTTGATGTTGGTGTTGCCGCTCAACATCCAGATCAGTTCGTTGGCGATGCTTTTGAAATGCAGCTTCTTGGTGGTCAGCAGCGGGAAGCCATCGGCCAGGTTATGCCGATACTGACGGGCGAACACGGCCTTGGTGCCGGTGCCGGTACGATCGCCCTTGGTCAGGCCATTGGTCACGACGTCGTGCAGGAGTTCGAGGTATTGCTTCATGTGGGTACCCGTATCGTTGAAGCCGAGGCGCGCACGCCTCGGCGTTCGAATTTAAAGCGCGGTGCTCTTGATGCCTTGTGGGCGGTTGTAAGCCCACCACAGCAGGCCCAGGCCGACCAGGATCATCGGGATGCTGAGCACCTGCCCCATGGTCAACCAGCCCCACGCCAGGTAGCCCAACTGCGCATCCGGTACGCGCACGAACTCGACGATGAAGCGGAAGATCCCGTAGAACAGCGCGAACATCCCCGACACGGCCATGGTTGGGCGTGGCTTGCGCGAGAAGATGTACAGGATGAGGAACAATGCCACACCTTCCAGGGCGAACTGGTACAGCTGCGACGGATGGCGCGGCAGTTGCGCCGGGTCGCTGAACGGCGGGAAAACCATGGCCCACGGCACATCGGTCGGCTTGCCCCACAGCTCAGCGTTGATGAAGTTACCGATACGCCCAGCGCCCAGGCCAATCGGCACCAGCGGCGCGACGAAGTCCATCAGCTGGAAAAACGACTTGCCGTTGCGCCGGCCAAACCACCAGGCGGCGATCATCACGCCGATAAACCCGCCGTGGAACGCCATGCCGCCCTTCCACACCTCAAAGATCAGCGTCGGGTTGGCGATGTAGGCCGACAGATCGTAGAACAGCACATACCCGAGTCGCCCACCGACAATGACCCCCATCGACAACCAGAACACCATGTCGGAGAGTTTCTCCTTGGTCCAGGTCGGGTCGAAACGGTTCAGGCGCCGGGACGCCAGCAGCCAGGCACCGCCGATGCCGATCAGGTACATCAACCCATACCAATGGATTTTCAGCGGACCGATGGCCAGGGCCACCGGGTCGATCTGCGGGTAAGGCAGCATTGCGACTCCTCGTTAAAACATTTAGTCATGACGCACCGGACCATGCCGATGCGCGATTAAGCCTGCGTTACAGCTGCGAGATCAAATTAAGAAGTTCACATACACACCAAACAGCCCGGCATGTTAACGGATGGAAGGTGCGCGGCCCAACTTCGTTACGATGGAACGCCCGCGGTTCTGTGGGTAGAGTGAGGAAAAAACACACAAGGGATCGCCCGATGTGCCTGATTGTTTTTGCCTGGCGGCCGGGCCATGCCCAGCCGCTGATCGTCGCGGCCAACCGTGATGAATTCTACGCCCGGCCCAGCCTGCCGCTGGCTCAATGGCCGGATGCACCACAGGTCTTTGCCGGCCGCGATCAGGAAGCGGGCGGCACTTGGCTGGGGGTCAACGCCGAGGGGCGCTTCGCCGCGCTCACCAATATCCGCGACCCGCACCAGCCGCCGTCACGCAAGTCCCGGGGTGAGCTGGTGGCGCGCTTTCTCAGTGGTTCGCTGCCGATTGACGATTATTTGGCGGAAGTTAACGGTCGTTCGATTGAATACGCCGGGTTTAATCTATTAGTGGGCACGCGGGATGAGCTTTGGCACTACAACGCCAATAAGACCGAGCCGATGCGTTTGGAGGCGGGCGTGTACGGTTTATCCAATGCCGGCTTGGATACGCCCTGGCCGAAGCTGCTCAAGGCCAAGGCGGCACTCGTTGAAATCCTCGACGATCCACAGCCGGACGCGTTGCTGGGGATCTTGAGTGACCCGCAGACCGCACCGTTTGCTGAACTGCCGGATACCGGCGTCGGCTTGGCGACGGAGAGTTTGCTGTCGAGTGTGTTTATCGCCAGCCCGAGTTACGGGACGCGGGCAAGCACAGCGTTGATCGTGAATGCCGACGGGACGCGGCGGATGGTGGAGCGCAGTTTCGGGCCGCAGGGTGGGCGGTTGGGCGAGGTCGAGCTCAATCTCTAACCCCACCGAAAATCAAATGTGGGAGGGGGGCTTGCTCCCGATTGCGGTGTGTCAGCTAAACATGTGCTGACAGTTACACCGCTATCGGGAGCAAGCCCCCTCCCACATTTTGATTGGCGCCAGGATTTAGAGGGTTTTCGCCGAGGCCGGATTGATCATCCGCGTCAGCCCCAAATTCTTCAGCGCCAATTGCAGCGAGCTGTGGATAACTTGCGGGTTGTCGATGGTCATCAGTTCGGCCAGCAAATCCTTGGCCATGCTCAATTCAACCTGGCGCAGCATCCATTTCACTTTGGGCAAGTTGGTGGCGTTCATCGACAGGCTGTCAAAGCCCATCGCCATCAACAGCACCGCCGCCGCCGGGTCGCCGGCCATTTCACCGCAGATACTCACCGGCTTGCCTTCGGCATGGGCGTCGCGCACCACATGCTGCAGCGCTTGTAGCACGGCCGGGTGCAGGTAGTCGTACAGGTCGGCTACCCGCGGGTTGTTGCGGTCCACAGCGAGCAGGTATTGGGTCAGGTCGTTAGAGCCTACCGACAGGAAGTCCACCTGCCGTGCCAGCTCCTTGGCCTGGTACACCGCCGCCGGGATTTCGATCATCACGCCAATTGGCGGCATCGGCACGTCGGCGCCTTCGTCGCGCACTTCGCCCCAGGCACGGTGGATCAGGTGCAAGGCTTCTTCCAGCTCGTGGGTGCCGGAGATCATCGGCAGCAGGATGCGCAAGTTATTCAGGCCTTCGCTGGCCTTGAGCATGGCGCGGGTCTGCACCAGGAAAATTTCAGGGTGGTCGAGGGTGACGCGAATCCCGCGCCAGCCGAGGAAGGGGTTGTCTTCCTTGATCGGGAAATACGACAGTGACTTGTCGCCGCCGATATCCAGGCTGCGCATGGTCACCGGCAACGGGTGGAAGGCCTGCAGTTGCTCGCGATAAATCGCCAGCTGCTCCTTCTCACTCGGGAAACGCTGGTTGATCATGAACGGTACTTCGGTGCGGTACAGCCCCACCCCTTCAGCGCCGCGCTGTTGCGCCCGCGCCACATCGGCCAGCAGGCCGGTGTTCACCAGCAGCGGCACGCGGTGGCCGTCGAGGGTCACGCACGGCAACTCGCGCAACGAGTCGAGGCCCAGCGCCAGTTGTTTCTCTTCCTCGACCACTTCGGCGTATTGCTTGCGCAGCAATTCGCTGGGGTTGGTAAAGACTTCGCCGCGATGACCATCGACGATCATGTCGATGCCATCCACCTTGGAATACGGCAGGTCCACCAAGCCCATCACCGTCGGAATGCCCATGGCGCGAGCCAGGATCGCAACGTGGGAGTTACCCGAGCCCAATACCGAGACCAGGCCGACCAACTTGCCCTCAGGCACTTCGCCGAGCATGGTGGCGGTCAGTTCTTCGCTGATCAGGATGGTGTTGTCGGGGTAGACCAGATTGGTGGTGCGGTCTTCCTGCAGGTAGGCCAGCAGACGGCGACCGAGGTCACGCACATCCGAGGCGCGCTCGCGCAGGTAAGCGTCGTCCATCAATTCGAAACGGTTGACGTGATCGGTAACCACTTGGCGCAGCGCGCCCTGGGCCCACTGGCCGGTCTTGATCACGGTCTTGACTTCATTACCCAGGGACGCGTCGTCGAGCATCATCTGGTACACGTCGAACAGCGCACGCTCTTCCGGGCGCAACTGGGTGGCCAGCTTGGTCGACAGGTTGCGCATGTCGGCGCGTACGCCTTCCAGGGCGGTC carries:
- a CDS encoding heavy metal translocating P-type ATPase, with translation MSDSLHTPHKHDHEHDHGEQTLKPAHDHGGGCCSGTPAPAKVQLSDAPTAGSRLSTFRIEAMDCPTEQTLIQNKLGKLAGVQQLEFNLINRILGVTHDLPSTAPIIDAIKSIGMQADPIEEGTPAAAPPAKKHWWPLAVSGVGALGAEVLHFTGVAPTWVIALVALVSILSGGLTTYKKGWIALKNLNLNINALMSIAVTGAVLIGQWPEAAMVMFLFTVAELIEAKSLDRARNAISGLMQMTPEQATVRQADGSWLEQEVKSIDLGAIVRVKPGERIGLDGEVTAGQSTVDQAPITGESLPIEKNLGDKVFAGTINQAGSLEYKVTAAANNSTLARIIHAVEQAQGSRAPTQRFVDRFSKVYTPAVFLFALGVAVIPPLFMAGVWFDWIYRALVLLVVACPCALVISTPVTIVSGLAAAARKGILIKGGVYLEGGYKLNYLALDKTGTITHGKPVQTDYLPLFATVQDSAPALAASLAGRSDHPVSLAIANAAVDKNLASYVVDNFAALPGRGVRGDINGETYHLGNHRLVEDLGLCSPALEEKLFALEKQGKSVVLLLDKSGPLALFAVADTVKDSSREAIRQLHELGVKTLMLTGDNTHTAQAIAAQVGIDQAQGDLLPTDKLHAIETLYGQGHRVGMVGDGINDAPALARAEIGFAMAAAGTDTAIETADVALMDDDLRKIPAFIRLSRQTSSILKQNIVLALVIKAIFLAVTFLGMATMWMAVFADMGVSLLVVFNGLRLLRK
- the cadR gene encoding Cd(II)/Pb(II)-responsive transcriptional regulator; protein product: MKIGELAKLTDCPVETIRYYEKESLLPPPARTDGNYRVYTQAHTERLIFIRNCRSLDMTLEEIRSLLNLRDSPQDQCESVNALIDEHIHHVKARIDGLLALQEQLLDLRQRCGGGAQCGILQRLEVSGSVQASEAEPSHVGRSHGH
- a CDS encoding thymidylate synthase, yielding MKQYLELLHDVVTNGLTKGDRTGTGTKAVFARQYRHNLADGFPLLTTKKLHFKSIANELIWMLSGNTNIKWLNENGVRIWDEWATEDGDLGPVYGEQWTAWPTKDGGKINQIDYMVETLKTNPNSRRILFHGWNVEYLPDETKSPQENARNGKQALPPCHLLYQAFVHDGHLSMQLYIRSSDVFLGLPYNTAALALLTHMLAQQCDLIPHEIIVTTGDTHAYSNHMEQIQTQLARTPKKLPELVIKRKPASIYDYKFEDFEIVGYDADPSIKADVAI
- the lgt gene encoding prolipoprotein diacylglyceryl transferase — encoded protein: MLPYPQIDPVALAIGPLKIHWYGLMYLIGIGGAWLLASRRLNRFDPTWTKEKLSDMVFWLSMGVIVGGRLGYVLFYDLSAYIANPTLIFEVWKGGMAFHGGFIGVMIAAWWFGRRNGKSFFQLMDFVAPLVPIGLGAGRIGNFINAELWGKPTDVPWAMVFPPFSDPAQLPRHPSQLYQFALEGVALFLILYIFSRKPRPTMAVSGMFALFYGIFRFIVEFVRVPDAQLGYLAWGWLTMGQVLSIPMILVGLGLLWWAYNRPQGIKSTAL
- a CDS encoding NRDE family protein codes for the protein MCLIVFAWRPGHAQPLIVAANRDEFYARPSLPLAQWPDAPQVFAGRDQEAGGTWLGVNAEGRFAALTNIRDPHQPPSRKSRGELVARFLSGSLPIDDYLAEVNGRSIEYAGFNLLVGTRDELWHYNANKTEPMRLEAGVYGLSNAGLDTPWPKLLKAKAALVEILDDPQPDALLGILSDPQTAPFAELPDTGVGLATESLLSSVFIASPSYGTRASTALIVNADGTRRMVERSFGPQGGRLGEVELNL
- the ptsP gene encoding phosphoenolpyruvate--protein phosphotransferase, yielding MLNTLRKIVQEVNSAKDLKAALGIIVLRVKEAMGSQVCSVYLLDPETNRFVLMATEGLNKRSIGKVSMAPNEGLVGLVGTREEPLNLENAADHPRYRYFAETGEERYASFLGAPIIHHRRVVGVLVIQQKERRQFDEGEEAFLVTMSAQLAGVIAHAEATGSIRGLGRQGKGIQEAKFVGVPGSPGAAVGTAVVMLPPADLDVVPDKTVHDIDAEIKLFKTALEGVRADMRNLSTKLATQLRPEERALFDVYQMMLDDASLGNEVKTVIKTGQWAQGALRQVVTDHVNRFELMDDAYLRERASDVRDLGRRLLAYLQEDRTTNLVYPDNTILISEELTATMLGEVPEGKLVGLVSVLGSGNSHVAILARAMGIPTVMGLVDLPYSKVDGIDMIVDGHRGEVFTNPSELLRKQYAEVVEEEKQLALGLDSLRELPCVTLDGHRVPLLVNTGLLADVARAQQRGAEGVGLYRTEVPFMINQRFPSEKEQLAIYREQLQAFHPLPVTMRSLDIGGDKSLSYFPIKEDNPFLGWRGIRVTLDHPEIFLVQTRAMLKASEGLNNLRILLPMISGTHELEEALHLIHRAWGEVRDEGADVPMPPIGVMIEIPAAVYQAKELARQVDFLSVGSNDLTQYLLAVDRNNPRVADLYDYLHPAVLQALQHVVRDAHAEGKPVSICGEMAGDPAAAVLLMAMGFDSLSMNATNLPKVKWMLRQVELSMAKDLLAELMTIDNPQVIHSSLQLALKNLGLTRMINPASAKTL